One window from the genome of Novipirellula caenicola encodes:
- a CDS encoding deiodinase-like protein, protein MRLRPIAVLALLFVLGVQSGEAQSPRSSSSRSSDQAAAMFRRMDRDRNGVIDKAEAPAKLKAMFSEWDQDSDGKISKAEFESNFARSRGRGKASQTGEYIAPAARGERQAEVLKRGDRAPDFTLPRVGGEGTVTLSDLYRDKPVVLVFGSISCSPFRQRVQQVEQLYEEHKDNANFLMVYIREAHPDSKIQVKTAEGDEVLQTFVQTNDLALRREHAATCERTLSLSFPMVMDGVDNRVNAAYAGWPIRLVVIDRDGRILDPGAPGPQGFTPDKVATWLKTLE, encoded by the coding sequence ATGCGACTGCGACCTATTGCTGTGTTGGCCCTGTTGTTCGTACTTGGGGTGCAGAGTGGAGAAGCTCAGTCACCACGTTCTTCATCCTCACGTTCTTCTGATCAGGCTGCGGCGATGTTTCGGCGGATGGATCGGGATCGCAATGGCGTGATCGACAAAGCCGAGGCGCCGGCGAAGCTCAAAGCGATGTTCAGCGAATGGGATCAAGATTCCGACGGCAAGATTAGCAAGGCAGAGTTTGAGTCGAATTTCGCAAGGTCACGTGGTCGAGGAAAGGCGTCGCAAACGGGGGAATATATTGCACCGGCGGCCAGAGGGGAGCGGCAAGCGGAAGTGTTGAAGCGAGGCGACCGTGCTCCTGATTTCACGCTGCCGCGTGTCGGAGGCGAAGGCACGGTGACGTTATCGGATTTGTACCGCGACAAACCGGTGGTGTTGGTGTTTGGCAGCATCAGTTGTTCGCCGTTTCGCCAGCGAGTTCAGCAGGTCGAACAGTTGTACGAGGAGCACAAGGACAACGCGAATTTTCTGATGGTTTACATTCGCGAGGCGCACCCGGATTCCAAGATCCAGGTCAAGACGGCCGAGGGCGACGAAGTGTTACAGACGTTTGTGCAGACGAACGACTTGGCGTTACGGCGAGAGCACGCAGCGACATGTGAGCGAACGTTGTCGTTATCGTTTCCGATGGTGATGGACGGCGTGGACAACCGCGTCAATGCCGCCTATGCCGGTTGGCCGATCCGACTGGTCGTAATCGACCGCGACGGCCGCATCCTCGACCCCGGCGCCCCCGGCCCCCAAGGCTTCACCCCCGACAAAGTCGCCACCTGGCTAAAAACGCTGGAGTGA
- a CDS encoding IS3 family transposase encodes MCRVLRGSKSGFYKWCSALPSPRKQRIYNCVQQAHQECHGNYGSYKISQRLKADPSMESACLNTVARAMRELGIRSRVAR; translated from the coding sequence ATGTGTCGTGTCTTAAGGGGCAGCAAGAGTGGCTTCTACAAGTGGTGCTCGGCCTTGCCAAGTCCGCGCAAACAGCGAATATACAACTGTGTTCAGCAAGCACATCAAGAATGCCACGGCAACTATGGAAGCTACAAGATATCGCAACGATTGAAGGCGGATCCCTCCATGGAATCCGCTTGCCTCAACACCGTCGCTCGTGCAATGCGAGAATTAGGCATTCGAAGCCGGGTTGCACGGTAA
- a CDS encoding helix-turn-helix domain-containing protein — protein MNELHAHYRLLVGLDDQWQVQNVDLQMDANRVVIQLRHSGGKLCCPEFQDECSRADTAPTRRWRHLDTMQFETIIEAAIPRSQCAQCGVKTIAVPWAGKHSRFTLMFEAFAIKVLQSASSVLAATKLLKISWNTAHEIMQRGVERGLQRRDTDPIETIGIDEKSFGKGQDYVSLMGDLEGSRVLEVVKDRSKESCDKLFDSLTDEQKSGMGNLFQ, from the coding sequence ATGAATGAACTACATGCCCACTATCGTTTGCTAGTGGGACTTGATGACCAGTGGCAGGTCCAGAACGTTGACCTTCAGATGGATGCCAACAGGGTTGTGATCCAATTGCGTCACTCCGGCGGCAAACTCTGCTGCCCCGAGTTCCAGGATGAATGCTCTCGTGCGGACACCGCGCCAACGCGTCGGTGGAGGCATCTGGACACCATGCAGTTTGAGACCATCATCGAAGCGGCAATCCCTCGCTCACAATGCGCTCAGTGCGGAGTGAAAACCATTGCCGTGCCCTGGGCCGGCAAGCACTCTCGATTCACACTGATGTTTGAAGCCTTTGCTATTAAAGTCCTTCAGTCGGCTAGTAGCGTTTTGGCGGCGACCAAGTTACTGAAGATCTCCTGGAACACCGCTCACGAGATCATGCAGCGTGGGGTCGAGCGAGGGCTACAGCGTCGTGATACCGACCCGATTGAAACCATCGGCATTGATGAAAAGAGTTTTGGCAAAGGTCAGGACTACGTGTCGCTGATGGGTGACCTGGAAGGATCGCGGGTGCTGGAAGTCGTCAAAGACCGCAGTAAGGAATCTTGCGACAAACTCTTTGATAGTCTCACCGATGAGCAAAAATCGGGTATGGGCAATCTCTTCCAGTAA
- a CDS encoding VOC family protein — MLFGELGEIILYVQNMDAQFEFYHSLLGFPVVYQDNESVQACSWILLDTGACKLALHSGGQRCLGKDAPKIVFFVHDLKCAYDKLRENGVDVCDIFSPAPNTFVANTFDPEGNSVSFESTTPLDS, encoded by the coding sequence ATGCTCTTTGGGGAACTAGGGGAAATCATTCTCTATGTCCAGAACATGGACGCGCAATTTGAATTTTACCATTCACTGCTTGGTTTTCCTGTTGTTTATCAAGACAACGAGAGTGTGCAAGCCTGCAGTTGGATATTGCTTGACACTGGTGCCTGTAAACTTGCATTGCATAGCGGTGGGCAGCGGTGCCTGGGCAAGGACGCTCCAAAAATTGTCTTTTTTGTCCACGACCTTAAATGTGCATATGACAAGCTGAGGGAAAATGGCGTCGATGTTTGCGACATTTTCTCACCCGCACCAAACACTTTCGTTGCAAACACATTTGATCCCGAAGGAAATTCTGTTTCCTTTGAATCTACAACTCCCTTGGATAGCTGA
- a CDS encoding NHL repeat-containing protein — MTNMLRKQSWIVFQFALAMVASASYAGDPPFPNELKYPNVVAPKFEFGTYGEAEGLFRDPSALLFADDSAVYVSDSGNNRIQKLTVDGKPLGAFTADGMLNPRGMEKTSTKTVLLVAEGSHEVLEFSESGVLQRRFGTFGHDHGQFDRPKDVAILDGNIAIADSGNCRIQFFTSDGEFLSAFGSHGINPGEFDDPTSLAVDSKGFIYVADAGNNRIQKFSSDGKFVKTWGGWGSHAGLFATPISVEVSGGLLYVADLVNHRLQAFNTDGKFLYQWGRHPPVAHEGNGRVHYPSSIAASPNGQYVAVIESFENRCQVFGFKSLNAVKQVDDNAWWEKATRFHYGTRVRAGETLLAISEPDTHSVLLFDNRGDVPELINRFGGQGNTFGRMVRPSGILITDAARGEFVASDSGNRRLQMFAAEPNPDPEAAGTFVKNAGKFVRAFGPPSSDLKLTDELDDSAPFFREPSAMANLSDGHILLCDPADHQVFEYEPGFKFVKRWGGKGKEQGQFDRPLDIAVASNDDIYIVDAYNFRIQVFDRDANFKREWGKAGSADGEFVSAFGIAIGDDDNVFVTDSATHKIQKFSKDGDFIKSWGSWGTGNGEFYKPKGIAVDGKGRVVVVDFGNHRAQMFDQGGEFLAAFGIGEEKNSPGY; from the coding sequence ATGACTAACATGTTAAGGAAGCAATCTTGGATTGTATTTCAATTCGCTTTGGCAATGGTTGCATCAGCATCCTATGCAGGAGACCCTCCATTTCCCAACGAATTGAAGTACCCGAACGTAGTTGCCCCCAAATTTGAGTTTGGTACGTACGGTGAAGCTGAGGGGCTTTTCCGTGATCCGTCTGCCTTGTTGTTCGCTGACGATTCAGCTGTGTACGTGTCCGATTCGGGGAATAATCGAATTCAGAAACTTACGGTTGATGGCAAGCCACTCGGAGCGTTTACAGCTGATGGAATGCTGAATCCACGAGGGATGGAAAAGACTTCCACCAAAACAGTGCTACTAGTAGCCGAAGGTAGCCACGAGGTCTTGGAGTTCAGTGAGAGCGGAGTTCTTCAACGCCGTTTTGGAACATTCGGGCACGATCACGGACAGTTTGACCGTCCGAAGGATGTAGCGATCCTCGATGGCAACATCGCCATTGCTGATTCTGGTAACTGTCGCATTCAGTTTTTTACATCTGATGGCGAATTTCTGTCTGCATTCGGTAGCCACGGAATTAATCCAGGTGAATTTGATGATCCAACATCTTTGGCCGTTGACTCCAAGGGCTTTATTTATGTGGCAGATGCGGGTAACAATCGCATTCAAAAGTTTTCGTCTGACGGGAAATTTGTGAAGACGTGGGGGGGGTGGGGTTCGCATGCTGGATTGTTTGCAACTCCAATTTCTGTCGAAGTTAGTGGCGGGTTGCTGTACGTTGCCGACCTCGTCAATCATCGTCTACAGGCATTCAACACAGACGGTAAGTTCCTTTATCAGTGGGGGCGTCATCCTCCCGTGGCACACGAAGGAAATGGGCGCGTGCATTATCCTTCTTCAATCGCTGCGTCCCCCAACGGTCAGTACGTTGCGGTCATAGAGTCTTTTGAGAATCGCTGTCAGGTGTTTGGATTCAAATCACTAAATGCAGTGAAGCAGGTAGACGACAACGCTTGGTGGGAGAAAGCGACACGTTTTCACTATGGAACAAGGGTTCGGGCAGGAGAGACGCTGCTCGCAATTTCTGAGCCAGATACTCACTCGGTTTTGTTGTTTGACAACCGTGGTGACGTTCCTGAGTTAATTAACCGATTTGGCGGACAGGGGAACACTTTTGGACGCATGGTTCGTCCGAGCGGAATTCTGATAACAGATGCAGCTAGGGGAGAGTTCGTCGCTAGCGACAGTGGAAATCGTCGACTTCAAATGTTCGCAGCAGAACCGAACCCCGATCCTGAAGCAGCGGGAACATTCGTAAAAAATGCAGGAAAGTTTGTTAGAGCGTTTGGCCCCCCATCCAGCGACCTGAAGCTTACCGACGAGCTTGATGACAGTGCTCCGTTCTTTAGAGAGCCAAGCGCCATGGCCAATTTAAGTGATGGCCATATTCTGCTGTGCGACCCAGCAGACCACCAAGTGTTTGAGTACGAGCCAGGATTCAAATTCGTGAAAAGGTGGGGTGGTAAAGGAAAAGAACAGGGGCAATTTGATCGACCTCTGGACATTGCAGTTGCCAGCAATGACGACATTTACATCGTTGATGCGTACAACTTTCGAATTCAAGTTTTTGACAGAGATGCAAACTTTAAACGGGAATGGGGCAAAGCTGGGTCTGCGGACGGTGAGTTTGTTTCTGCTTTTGGGATTGCCATTGGCGATGATGACAATGTCTTCGTGACGGACTCAGCAACCCACAAGATTCAGAAGTTTTCAAAAGATGGCGATTTCATCAAGTCGTGGGGCAGCTGGGGAACTGGCAATGGCGAGTTTTATAAGCCTAAAGGTATTGCTGTAGACGGAAAAGGTCGGGTCGTCGTGGTGGATTTCGGCAACCATCGAGCACAGATGTTTGATCAGGGAGGGGAGTTTCTAGCAGCTTTCGGGATTGGCGAAGAGAAAAACTCACCAGGATACTAA
- a CDS encoding cytochrome-c peroxidase, protein MGHQSVKSQYATLLVAIQLLFGCNRPESFPLAREELKVVDDDLFTMLIQLSPIPPVPHDRTNEFCDRVEAVDLGRQLFFDQGFSNNSKVSCATCHNPVFGFTTRESTAKGLSPTFRNAPTVLNVSHNRWYAWDGSSDVLWAQSVKPIEHPLEHGFTRRDVLRRFHTGDYAKTYFDVFGVRLPPVNCDENRLAKFYADVGKALAAFQSTLNSGTSRFDRFVAQLRATDNTVDPDGESILTDSEVRGLKLFFGKANCVLCHNGPLFTDMEFHNVRVPPKSVADPLDSGRFSGVEVLLDSEFGSWTRYAAERGRSERPRVKKSGQLWGQFKTPSLRDVTRTGPYMHNGVFSSLADVVNHYSTFEKALPPGHHEETILKPLNLTENEKVDLISFLGTLESINYCGDIFSANVQ, encoded by the coding sequence ATGGGCCATCAATCTGTGAAGTCACAGTATGCTACACTTCTAGTCGCTATTCAATTGCTGTTCGGATGCAACCGCCCCGAATCATTTCCTTTGGCTCGTGAAGAACTCAAAGTCGTCGACGACGACCTTTTCACGATGCTCATCCAGTTGTCACCAATTCCGCCAGTGCCGCATGATAGAACCAACGAATTCTGCGATAGGGTCGAAGCTGTCGACCTGGGGCGTCAATTGTTTTTTGACCAAGGGTTTTCAAACAACTCAAAGGTGTCATGTGCAACTTGCCACAATCCAGTTTTTGGATTCACAACTCGTGAGTCCACGGCGAAGGGGCTTTCGCCGACATTTCGGAATGCTCCGACTGTATTAAATGTTTCTCACAATCGTTGGTATGCCTGGGATGGTAGTTCCGACGTTTTGTGGGCGCAATCTGTGAAGCCAATCGAGCACCCATTGGAACATGGTTTCACTCGCCGAGATGTTCTTCGTCGATTTCACACAGGCGACTATGCGAAAACCTATTTTGACGTTTTCGGTGTCCGGCTACCGCCAGTGAATTGCGATGAGAATAGGCTTGCCAAGTTTTATGCAGATGTTGGCAAGGCGCTGGCAGCTTTTCAGAGCACTTTGAATTCAGGAACATCAAGATTTGATAGATTTGTTGCACAGTTGCGAGCCACCGACAATACCGTTGACCCAGATGGTGAGAGTATACTGACCGACAGCGAGGTTCGAGGACTTAAACTATTCTTCGGAAAAGCCAATTGTGTTCTTTGCCATAACGGCCCACTTTTCACTGATATGGAATTTCATAACGTGAGGGTACCGCCAAAATCCGTAGCTGATCCGCTCGACTCAGGAAGGTTCAGTGGTGTTGAGGTTTTGCTTGATTCAGAGTTTGGCTCCTGGACGAGGTACGCAGCAGAGAGAGGAAGGTCAGAACGCCCAAGAGTCAAGAAATCGGGACAGTTGTGGGGGCAGTTTAAGACGCCGAGCTTGCGGGATGTCACTCGCACGGGACCATACATGCACAACGGAGTATTTAGTTCGCTTGCTGATGTCGTTAATCACTATTCGACGTTTGAGAAAGCACTCCCCCCTGGCCACCACGAAGAGACGATCTTAAAACCATTGAATCTGACTGAGAATGAAAAAGTCGATTTAATTTCGTTCCTTGGGACACTCGAATCAATTAATTACTGTGGTGATATTTTTTCAGCCAATGTGCAATAA